Proteins encoded together in one Citromicrobium bathyomarinum window:
- the bamA gene encoding outer membrane protein assembly factor BamA: MTAIQTGASRRSCNIRNYALALLAGTTLAGLPQAAWAQAEDDAQQTDQTAEQADPAADTTGPVAALQQGDVIRSISVQGVQRLEPNTILSYVRLRPGDTYTTAAADQALKDLAATELFESFSIRNENGDVVIEVEENPVINRIILEGNERLKDDKIVPEIKLAPRQIFTRSKVRADVARIIELYKRQGRFAATVEPKTVQLSQNRVDLVFEITEGPKSKVRQINIIGNEEFSDGDLKGEMVTKETGLFSFLSGNTGYDPDRLAFDQQKLREFYLKQGYVDFRVVSAVAELTPDKRDFIITYVVEEGERYKFGDVEVTSEIRDFNGETLTQGLGITSGDWYDAQRIEDTVEQLSELAGRFGYAFADVRPQFRRNPDDLTMDVTLVINEAPRVYIERVDINGNTLTQDKVIRREFRSAEGDPFNSLQVERTTARINSLGFFQEGFEVEQKETGEDDRIILEANVVEQPTGELQLSAGFSSLESFLFSGSIRQRNFRGRGQTVGASAQFSRYSRSFNLSFSEPYVFDRNISAGVDLYRRDVSSFNFLGNDREPSFKQATTGGSLRLGVPLTEYSTIVGSYTLNYDQVSVDERLYFRDLDGDGTTECDPLQASRFLCDVIGDRVSSILGLNYVYSSLNSYYRPSRGERITLGASYAGLGGDVKYAKFTANASKYWSVFGGFIFSLSAEGGYIKGLEDRGPGVDDVRLTDRFFLGEPQFRGFDIRGVGPRILRQPYVDGENGPELITDRDRVRDDALGGSAYYLGRAELEIPLGSGARELGLRPSIFVDVGALFNVTTPTLIDYPNGLQGTDADGNLQYVEGGLIVTDPLDDEGNANTPYILPNSRVREVFLGDSASPRVSIGAGVDWNSPFGPFRIDFAYALRKEPGDDTKTLSFNVGTQF, translated from the coding sequence ATGACGGCCATTCAGACGGGCGCATCGCGCCGCAGCTGCAATATTCGCAATTATGCGCTCGCACTTCTTGCCGGCACCACGCTGGCCGGGCTTCCTCAAGCGGCTTGGGCCCAGGCGGAGGATGACGCGCAGCAGACCGATCAGACTGCCGAGCAGGCCGATCCGGCTGCGGACACGACCGGCCCGGTCGCCGCACTCCAGCAGGGCGACGTGATCCGCTCGATCTCCGTTCAGGGGGTCCAGCGGCTCGAGCCGAACACCATCCTCAGCTACGTACGGCTTCGCCCGGGCGATACCTACACCACCGCAGCGGCCGACCAGGCGCTGAAGGATCTCGCCGCGACCGAGCTGTTCGAGAGTTTCTCGATTCGCAACGAGAACGGCGATGTCGTGATCGAGGTCGAGGAAAACCCCGTCATCAACCGCATCATCCTCGAAGGGAACGAGCGGCTGAAGGACGACAAGATCGTGCCGGAGATCAAGCTCGCCCCGCGGCAGATCTTCACCCGCTCGAAAGTCCGTGCGGATGTTGCCCGGATCATCGAGCTGTACAAGCGACAGGGCCGGTTCGCCGCGACGGTCGAACCCAAGACCGTGCAGCTGAGCCAGAACCGTGTCGACCTTGTGTTCGAGATCACCGAAGGGCCCAAGTCCAAGGTCCGTCAGATCAACATCATCGGGAACGAGGAGTTTTCCGATGGTGATCTGAAGGGCGAAATGGTCACCAAGGAAACCGGCCTGTTCAGCTTCCTGAGCGGAAACACCGGTTACGATCCTGACCGCCTGGCATTCGACCAGCAGAAGCTGCGCGAATTCTACCTCAAGCAGGGCTACGTCGATTTCCGCGTCGTCTCGGCGGTGGCCGAGCTGACGCCGGACAAGCGCGATTTCATCATCACCTACGTGGTCGAGGAAGGCGAGCGCTACAAGTTCGGCGATGTCGAGGTGACCAGCGAGATTCGCGATTTCAATGGCGAGACGCTGACCCAGGGCCTGGGGATCACCAGCGGCGACTGGTACGATGCGCAGCGCATCGAAGATACGGTCGAGCAGCTGAGTGAGCTGGCAGGCCGCTTCGGTTACGCCTTTGCTGACGTACGACCGCAGTTCCGCCGCAATCCCGATGACCTGACCATGGACGTCACGCTGGTCATCAACGAGGCACCGCGCGTTTACATCGAGCGGGTCGACATCAACGGTAACACGCTGACGCAGGACAAGGTGATCCGCCGCGAATTCCGGTCCGCCGAAGGCGATCCGTTCAACTCGCTGCAGGTGGAACGAACTACCGCTCGCATCAACTCGCTCGGCTTCTTCCAGGAAGGCTTCGAGGTCGAGCAGAAGGAAACCGGTGAAGACGACCGGATCATCCTCGAAGCCAATGTCGTCGAGCAGCCGACCGGCGAATTGCAGCTGTCTGCTGGCTTCTCCTCGCTTGAGAGCTTCCTTTTCTCTGGCTCGATCCGGCAGCGCAACTTCCGCGGTCGCGGTCAGACCGTCGGGGCGTCCGCGCAGTTCTCGCGCTATTCGCGCTCGTTCAATCTGAGCTTCTCCGAGCCTTACGTGTTCGATCGGAACATCTCGGCCGGGGTCGATCTCTACCGTCGGGACGTCAGCAGCTTCAACTTCCTCGGCAATGATCGCGAGCCGAGCTTCAAGCAGGCAACCACCGGTGGCTCGCTGCGGCTGGGCGTGCCGTTGACCGAATATTCGACCATCGTTGGCAGCTATACGCTCAACTACGATCAGGTCAGCGTCGACGAGCGGCTCTATTTCCGCGATCTCGACGGGGATGGCACGACCGAGTGCGACCCGCTGCAGGCGAGCCGCTTCCTGTGCGATGTTATCGGGGACCGGGTCAGTTCGATCCTCGGCCTGAACTACGTCTACAGCTCGCTCAACAGCTATTATCGCCCGAGCCGGGGCGAGCGGATTACGCTTGGTGCCAGCTATGCGGGCCTTGGCGGCGACGTGAAATATGCCAAGTTCACCGCCAATGCGTCCAAATACTGGTCCGTCTTCGGTGGCTTTATCTTCTCGCTGTCGGCCGAAGGTGGCTACATCAAGGGGCTTGAGGATCGCGGGCCCGGCGTGGACGATGTCCGCCTGACCGACCGCTTCTTCCTCGGTGAGCCGCAGTTCCGGGGCTTCGATATCCGGGGTGTCGGTCCGCGCATTCTGCGCCAGCCTTATGTGGACGGAGAAAACGGGCCGGAACTGATCACCGATCGCGACCGCGTCAGGGACGATGCGCTGGGTGGCAGCGCCTATTATCTGGGACGTGCGGAGCTCGAAATCCCGCTTGGCTCGGGTGCGCGTGAACTTGGCCTGCGTCCGTCGATCTTCGTCGATGTCGGTGCTCTGTTCAATGTGACGACGCCGACGCTGATCGATTACCCCAACGGGCTTCAGGGCACCGATGCCGA
- the rseP gene encoding RIP metalloprotease RseP produces MIEQPPFWMWIVGFLLVLGPLVTLHELGHLLIGRWLGVKAEAFSVGFGKELAGFNDKHGTRWRISALPLGGYVQFKGDMNPASMPDRDAPVEDGAFQHASLWRRALIVFAGPATNILIAVGIFAAFFMFIGRPVPVDPNAQLTIASFTEDSAAREAGLQVGDRLVSVNGAKLESFSELQNTIMLRPEETMTFEIERDGAVSTVDVTTRSTEVEDRFGNEMRIGMIGVAPQEVQYDYRALGPIEAIGAGIDQSVKTVDMMITGIGQIFTGKRSVQELGGPISIAKFSGEHLSLGPLAFISFVALISLNLAFINLLPIPALDGGHLAFYAAEAIRRKPVGPRTTEMAYRTGVALVLALMLFVTVNDLVKLLPFG; encoded by the coding sequence ATGATCGAACAGCCTCCCTTCTGGATGTGGATAGTCGGCTTCCTGCTGGTGCTGGGGCCGCTGGTGACCCTGCACGAGCTGGGCCACCTGCTGATCGGCCGCTGGCTGGGCGTGAAGGCAGAGGCTTTCTCGGTCGGTTTCGGCAAGGAACTGGCCGGCTTCAACGACAAGCATGGCACACGCTGGCGCATCTCCGCGCTGCCGCTGGGCGGCTACGTCCAGTTCAAGGGCGACATGAACCCGGCGAGCATGCCCGATCGCGATGCTCCGGTCGAAGACGGCGCGTTCCAGCACGCATCGCTGTGGCGGCGCGCGCTTATCGTGTTCGCAGGGCCGGCGACCAACATCCTGATCGCGGTCGGTATTTTCGCCGCGTTCTTCATGTTCATCGGGCGCCCGGTTCCGGTCGATCCCAACGCCCAGCTGACCATTGCGAGCTTTACCGAGGATTCGGCGGCGCGCGAGGCGGGGCTGCAGGTCGGTGACCGGCTGGTTTCGGTCAATGGCGCAAAACTCGAGTCGTTCAGCGAATTGCAGAATACGATCATGCTGCGTCCCGAAGAGACGATGACCTTTGAGATCGAACGCGACGGGGCGGTGAGCACGGTCGATGTGACCACCCGCAGCACCGAGGTCGAAGACCGTTTCGGCAACGAGATGCGGATCGGGATGATCGGCGTTGCTCCGCAGGAGGTCCAGTACGATTATCGCGCGCTCGGCCCGATAGAGGCGATCGGGGCGGGGATCGACCAGTCGGTCAAAACGGTCGATATGATGATCACCGGCATCGGGCAGATTTTCACGGGAAAGCGCTCGGTCCAAGAGCTGGGCGGGCCGATCTCGATCGCGAAGTTCTCGGGTGAGCATCTCAGCCTCGGCCCGCTCGCGTTCATCAGCTTTGTTGCGCTGATCTCGCTTAATTTGGCATTCATTAACCTGCTGCCAATCCCGGCGCTCGACGGCGGTCACCTGGCTTTTTACGCGGCGGAAGCGATCCGCCGTAAACCGGTCGGCCCCCGGACGACGGAAATGGCGTATCGCACCGGTGTGGCCCTAGTGCTGGCATTGATGCTATTCGTGACTGTTAACGACTTGGTGAAGCTGTTGCCCTTCGGGTGA
- the dxr gene encoding 1-deoxy-D-xylulose-5-phosphate reductoisomerase — protein MRSISILGSTGSVGDSTLKLLRQHRGEWRVEALTAHCSATKLAELAREFDAKIAVVNDESCLPELREALSGSGIEAAGGRAALIEAAKRPVDITMAAIVGCAGLAPVMAAIEQGGTIALANKEALVSAGPVMTEAVARHGATLLPVDSEHNAIFQCLAGNRLSEVRMITLTASGGPLRLLSAEELHRVTPDQAVAHPNWDMGAKISVDSATMMNKGLELIEAHHLFPVGLDKIRIIVHPQSVIHSMVEYLDHSTLAQLGPSDMMVPIASCLAWPERMESPCEPLDLAKIGELSFFAPDEKRFPATRLAREACEEGGAAPAVLNAANEIAVASFLAGHIPFTRIAALVEDVLEQSNRPPRPATLDDVLAIDEAARRQAQAILENA, from the coding sequence ATGCGTTCCATCTCCATCCTCGGCAGCACCGGATCGGTCGGCGATTCGACGCTCAAGCTGCTGCGCCAGCACCGCGGCGAGTGGCGGGTCGAAGCGCTGACCGCGCATTGCAGCGCTACTAAGCTGGCCGAGCTGGCCCGCGAATTCGATGCGAAGATCGCCGTGGTCAACGACGAGTCATGCCTGCCCGAACTGCGCGAGGCGCTCAGCGGTAGCGGGATCGAGGCTGCGGGTGGGCGCGCTGCGCTGATCGAGGCGGCGAAGCGCCCGGTCGATATCACTATGGCCGCGATCGTCGGCTGTGCCGGCCTCGCTCCGGTGATGGCCGCGATCGAGCAGGGCGGCACGATCGCGCTGGCCAACAAGGAAGCGCTGGTTTCCGCAGGCCCGGTGATGACCGAAGCGGTCGCGAGGCATGGCGCGACGCTGCTGCCCGTCGATTCGGAGCACAACGCCATCTTCCAGTGTCTCGCGGGCAATCGCCTGTCCGAGGTGCGGATGATCACGCTGACCGCCAGCGGCGGCCCGCTGCGGCTGCTCAGCGCCGAGGAATTGCACCGGGTCACCCCGGATCAGGCGGTCGCGCACCCCAATTGGGACATGGGCGCGAAGATCAGCGTCGATTCGGCGACGATGATGAACAAGGGCCTCGAACTGATCGAGGCGCACCATCTGTTCCCCGTCGGGCTCGATAAGATCCGTATTATCGTCCATCCGCAAAGCGTGATCCACTCGATGGTCGAATATCTCGACCACTCGACGCTCGCCCAGCTCGGCCCGTCGGACATGATGGTGCCGATCGCTTCGTGTCTCGCCTGGCCCGAGCGGATGGAAAGCCCATGCGAACCGCTCGACCTGGCGAAGATCGGCGAGCTGAGCTTCTTTGCCCCCGACGAAAAGCGCTTTCCGGCAACGCGCCTTGCGCGCGAGGCGTGTGAAGAGGGCGGGGCGGCCCCGGCGGTTCTCAATGCCGCCAACGAGATAGCCGTTGCGTCCTTCCTTGCCGGTCACATTCCGTTCACCCGGATTGCCGCACTGGTGGAAGACGTTCTGGAACAGTCGAACCGGCCGCCAAGGCCCGCCACGCTCGATGACGTGCTGGCGATCGACGAAGCTGCCCGCAGGCAGGCCCAGGCGATTCTGGAGAACGCATGA
- a CDS encoding phosphatidate cytidylyltransferase codes for MEAAESEGTHEPTLEEVREHSRRKTLGIRAASAAVMIAIAVAVYWVLGDRGLDIIVGVVAAICFFELLFLIIKATDNIAFRLAGILAGAAYIGLAAVILIDFDIQSFYISLAVVILADTFAYVFGTLIGGPRIMPKVSPNKTWAGLLGGMFGGFLALTPLVYLSSRIMGVLDTQALLVAAIAGPALAIIALAGDLFESWLKRRAGVKDSSRLIPGHGGFLDRFDGLIPVAIVVGVLTTLAI; via the coding sequence ATGGAGGCCGCTGAGAGCGAAGGCACGCACGAGCCGACGCTGGAAGAGGTGCGTGAGCATTCGCGGCGCAAGACTCTGGGCATCAGGGCCGCCTCCGCAGCGGTGATGATTGCGATCGCCGTCGCAGTCTACTGGGTGCTGGGCGACCGTGGGCTCGACATCATCGTCGGGGTGGTTGCCGCGATCTGCTTTTTCGAGCTGCTGTTCCTGATCATCAAGGCGACCGACAATATCGCCTTTCGCCTTGCCGGAATTCTGGCGGGTGCGGCCTATATCGGGCTTGCTGCGGTCATCCTGATCGATTTCGACATTCAGTCGTTTTACATCTCGCTCGCGGTGGTGATCCTGGCGGACACCTTCGCCTATGTTTTCGGGACGCTGATCGGCGGTCCGCGGATCATGCCGAAGGTCAGCCCCAACAAGACCTGGGCGGGGCTTCTCGGCGGAATGTTCGGCGGCTTCCTGGCGCTGACCCCGTTAGTCTATCTCTCTTCGCGCATCATGGGCGTCCTTGACACGCAGGCCCTGCTCGTCGCTGCAATTGCGGGCCCGGCGCTGGCGATCATCGCGCTGGCCGGCGATCTGTTCGAAAGCTGGCTTAAACGTCGGGCGGGGGTCAAGGATTCCAGCCGCCTGATCCCGGGCCACGGCGGCTTTCTTGACCGTTTCGACGGGCTGATCCCGGTCGCGATCGTGGTCGGCGTGCTGACTACGCTGGCGATCTGA
- the uppS gene encoding polyprenyl diphosphate synthase yields the protein MPEENQARHVAIIMDGNGRWAKRRGLPRAMGHKRGVEAVRKLVRSLEGTGIECLTLYAFSSENWKRPEEEVSDLMNLMRSFIRSDLEEFVANGVRLKIVGDWRALDPDIVAMLEDALERTAGGTHTVAVALNYGSQQEIAGAARAAAKEGKITPEAIEHHLFTADLPPVDLLIRTSGEVRLSNFLLWQMAYAEMIFVDTLWPDFGPEDLRKALDVFAKRERRYGGR from the coding sequence ATGCCGGAAGAAAACCAAGCCAGACATGTCGCCATCATCATGGATGGCAATGGACGCTGGGCGAAGCGCCGCGGCCTGCCGCGCGCGATGGGCCACAAGCGCGGGGTGGAGGCGGTCCGCAAGCTGGTCCGCAGCCTGGAGGGCACCGGGATCGAGTGCCTGACCCTCTACGCCTTCAGCTCCGAGAACTGGAAGCGCCCGGAGGAAGAGGTGTCCGACCTCATGAACCTCATGCGCAGCTTCATCCGCTCCGACCTTGAAGAATTCGTGGCCAACGGCGTGCGGCTCAAGATCGTCGGCGACTGGCGCGCGCTCGATCCCGATATCGTCGCGATGCTGGAGGATGCGCTGGAGCGTACCGCTGGTGGCACGCACACCGTGGCGGTCGCGCTCAATTACGGCTCGCAGCAGGAGATCGCAGGCGCGGCCCGTGCGGCGGCGAAAGAGGGTAAGATCACCCCCGAGGCGATCGAGCATCACCTGTTTACCGCCGACCTGCCGCCGGTCGACCTGCTGATCCGCACCAGCGGCGAGGTGCGCCTGTCGAATTTTCTGCTATGGCAAATGGCTTATGCGGAAATGATTTTCGTCGATACGCTGTGGCCGGACTTTGGCCCTGAAGATTTGCGCAAGGCTTTGGACGTCTTTGCGAAGAGGGAGAGGCGCTATGGAGGCCGCTGA
- the frr gene encoding ribosome recycling factor, producing MAKYDKSDIERRMQGAVESLKGDLAGLRTGRANTSLLDPVVVEVYGSMMPLNQVATVSAPEPRMLSVQVWDKGNVSAVEKGIAHANLGLNPMQDGQTLRIPMPDLTEERRKDLAKVADKYGESAKIAIRNVRRDGMEALKEDEKKKDISEDDRKRSEDEVQKLTDKYVADTDTAVEHKKKEILSQ from the coding sequence ATGGCGAAATACGACAAGAGCGATATCGAGCGCCGGATGCAGGGCGCGGTGGAAAGCCTGAAGGGCGATCTGGCGGGCCTGCGCACGGGCCGTGCGAACACCAGCCTGCTCGATCCCGTGGTGGTCGAGGTCTACGGATCGATGATGCCGCTCAACCAGGTGGCGACAGTCTCTGCTCCCGAACCGCGCATGCTCAGCGTGCAGGTGTGGGACAAGGGCAATGTCAGCGCGGTTGAGAAGGGCATCGCGCACGCGAACCTCGGCCTTAACCCGATGCAGGACGGCCAGACGCTGCGCATCCCGATGCCCGACCTCACCGAAGAGCGCCGCAAGGACCTTGCCAAGGTCGCCGACAAATATGGCGAGAGCGCGAAGATCGCGATCCGCAACGTGCGCCGCGACGGGATGGAAGCGCTCAAGGAAGACGAGAAGAAGAAGGACATTTCCGAGGACGATCGCAAGCGGTCGGAGGATGAAGTCCAGAAGCTGACCGACAAGTATGTCGCCGACACGGATACGGCCGTCGAGCACAAGAAGAAGGAAATCCTGTCGCAGTGA
- the pyrH gene encoding UMP kinase: MPIKNAKRILLKLSGEVLMGEQEFGIDPAFVLELAQEVKQAKDEGWEICLVIGGGNIFRGMAGAAQGMDRAQADYMGMLATVMNALAMQSALEQLGVPTRVQSAVQMDQVCEPVIRRRAERHLEKGRIVIFAAGVGAPYFTTDSGAALRAAEMRCDALFKGTSVDGVYDSDPKKNPQAKRYDSVTYDKVLADNLRVMDASAVALCRDNNIPIVVFSIREKGNLARVLAGEGVQTIVQED, encoded by the coding sequence ATGCCGATCAAGAACGCCAAGCGCATCCTCCTGAAACTCTCGGGCGAAGTGCTGATGGGCGAACAGGAATTCGGCATCGACCCGGCCTTCGTCCTCGAGCTGGCGCAGGAAGTGAAGCAGGCGAAGGACGAAGGATGGGAAATCTGCCTCGTCATCGGCGGCGGCAACATCTTCCGCGGCATGGCCGGCGCGGCGCAGGGGATGGACCGTGCGCAGGCCGATTACATGGGCATGCTGGCCACGGTGATGAATGCGCTGGCGATGCAGAGCGCGCTCGAACAGCTGGGCGTGCCCACGCGCGTGCAGTCCGCCGTGCAGATGGATCAGGTGTGTGAGCCGGTGATCCGTCGCCGGGCGGAGCGTCACCTGGAGAAGGGCCGCATCGTGATCTTCGCCGCAGGCGTCGGCGCGCCCTATTTCACTACCGATAGCGGGGCCGCTCTGCGTGCTGCCGAAATGCGCTGCGACGCGCTGTTCAAGGGCACCAGCGTGGACGGGGTCTATGATTCCGATCCCAAGAAGAACCCGCAGGCAAAGCGTTACGACAGCGTCACCTACGACAAGGTGCTGGCAGACAATCTGAGGGTGATGGACGCGAGCGCAGTGGCCCTGTGCCGCGACAACAACATCCCGATCGTCGTCTTCTCGATCCGCGAAAAGGGTAATCTTGCCCGTGTTCTCGCAGGCGAAGGCGTGCAAACGATCGTTCAGGAAGACTAG
- a CDS encoding metallophosphoesterase translates to MPALPDPSEPISRPRLPRLRWLLLPLAVLAAITGIKAWQNTLGDPVVRATTVTLPDMPADSAPVTVALISDIHVAGPDMPPERVERIVTQINALRSDAVLIAGDLVSEKRSASHVYRPDQIIAPLAGLKAPLGVFLVPGNHDHWYGWPALKRELAKTPITVLENTAAQAGPLLIGGLDDDYTGRDDIPETLAAMDRLKGGRIILSHSPDPLPDLPQDSVILAGHTHCGQIRLPLVGAIATQSRYGDRFACGRTDDPAGTAIVGAGLGTSLLPVRFGTQPEIWLIKFRPPGRN, encoded by the coding sequence ATGCCTGCTCTACCCGATCCGTCCGAACCGATCTCTCGCCCACGTCTGCCGCGGCTGCGCTGGCTGCTACTGCCGCTGGCCGTGCTCGCAGCGATCACCGGCATCAAGGCGTGGCAGAACACGCTCGGCGATCCGGTCGTGCGCGCGACCACGGTGACCCTGCCCGACATGCCCGCAGACAGCGCGCCCGTAACCGTCGCGCTGATCTCCGACATTCACGTAGCCGGGCCCGACATGCCGCCGGAACGGGTGGAGCGGATCGTGACGCAGATCAACGCGCTGCGGTCAGACGCAGTGCTGATCGCGGGCGATCTCGTGAGCGAGAAGCGCAGCGCTTCGCATGTCTATCGCCCGGACCAGATCATCGCTCCGCTGGCCGGACTGAAGGCGCCGCTGGGTGTCTTCCTCGTTCCCGGCAACCACGATCACTGGTACGGCTGGCCCGCGCTCAAGCGGGAACTGGCCAAAACGCCGATCACCGTGCTGGAGAACACAGCAGCGCAGGCCGGGCCGCTGCTGATCGGCGGGCTCGACGACGATTACACGGGCCGCGACGATATACCCGAAACGCTGGCCGCGATGGACCGGCTGAAGGGTGGCCGAATCATCCTCAGCCACAGTCCCGATCCGCTGCCGGACCTGCCACAAGACTCGGTCATCCTCGCCGGTCATACGCATTGCGGCCAGATCAGGCTGCCGCTGGTCGGCGCGATCGCAACGCAGTCGCGCTATGGCGACCGCTTTGCCTGCGGCCGCACCGACGATCCCGCCGGGACCGCCATCGTCGGCGCAGGGCTCGGCACCAGCCTGCTACCGGTCCGCTTCGGCACGCAGCCCGAAATATGGCTGATAAAATTCCGGCCCCCTGGCAGGAACTAA
- a CDS encoding PAS domain-containing protein, translated as MFTAPQDAFPGASLDANSIPVVNAVGLNGDDLAISLLEQSDDCIKLLSMDGHLEFMNCGGLGAMEIDRPERVLGKLWWDLWPLESQGYVREQFRKAMLGDPVTFEASCPTFNGTPRRWSVSLKPMLARDGPVVSILATSRQI; from the coding sequence ATGTTCACCGCGCCTCAAGACGCCTTTCCTGGCGCTTCACTGGATGCCAATTCTATCCCCGTGGTCAACGCGGTCGGGCTCAATGGCGACGACCTTGCGATAAGCCTGCTCGAACAGAGCGACGATTGCATCAAATTGCTGAGCATGGACGGCCATCTGGAGTTCATGAATTGCGGCGGGCTTGGAGCAATGGAGATCGATCGCCCGGAACGGGTACTTGGCAAGCTGTGGTGGGATCTGTGGCCGCTGGAGTCGCAGGGCTATGTGCGGGAGCAGTTCCGCAAAGCGATGCTGGGAGATCCGGTGACTTTCGAAGCCTCCTGCCCGACCTTCAATGGCACCCCGCGCCGCTGGTCGGTAAGCCTGAAACCCATGCTGGCCCGCGACGGGCCGGTCGTCTCCATTCTGGCTACCTCGCGGCAGATTTAG
- the tsf gene encoding translation elongation factor Ts: MGAFTAADVKKLREKTGAGMMDAKKALEAADGDVEAAVDALRAKGLATAQKKSSRTAAEGLVGVAVDGTKGVAVEVNSETDFVAKNDQFQDFVRKTTQVALGANSDDVEALKGMDHPDGGTIGDKLTNNVATIGENQQVRRMKSVSVAQGLVVPYMHNAVSPNLGKIGVLVALESEADAATLETLGTKLAQHIAAAFPQALNAEGLDAELIERERAIAKEKAAESGKPENVQEKMVEGAVAKFAKENALMSQILVHDNKTPIEQVVAQAGKEAGKPIVLKDYVRFQLGEGIEKEESDFAAEVAAAVKG; this comes from the coding sequence ATGGGCGCTTTTACCGCCGCTGACGTAAAGAAACTCCGCGAGAAAACCGGCGCGGGCATGATGGACGCCAAGAAGGCTCTCGAAGCCGCCGATGGCGACGTCGAAGCCGCGGTCGACGCACTGCGCGCCAAGGGCCTCGCCACTGCACAGAAGAAGTCCAGCCGCACCGCAGCAGAAGGCCTGGTCGGCGTGGCCGTCGACGGCACCAAGGGTGTCGCGGTCGAGGTGAACTCGGAAACCGACTTCGTCGCCAAGAACGACCAGTTCCAGGATTTCGTGCGCAAGACCACGCAGGTCGCGCTGGGCGCGAACAGTGACGACGTCGAGGCGCTCAAGGGCATGGATCACCCCGATGGCGGCACGATCGGCGACAAGCTGACCAACAATGTCGCGACCATCGGCGAAAACCAGCAGGTCCGCCGGATGAAGTCCGTCTCGGTCGCGCAGGGCCTCGTCGTGCCCTACATGCACAACGCCGTCTCGCCGAACCTCGGCAAGATCGGCGTGCTCGTCGCGCTTGAGAGCGAGGCGGATGCCGCCACGCTCGAAACGCTCGGCACCAAGCTTGCGCAGCACATCGCCGCGGCGTTCCCGCAGGCGCTCAACGCCGAAGGTCTCGACGCCGAGCTGATCGAGCGCGAGCGTGCGATCGCCAAGGAAAAGGCTGCCGAAAGTGGTAAGCCCGAGAACGTGCAGGAAAAGATGGTCGAAGGCGCCGTGGCGAAGTTCGCCAAGGAAAATGCGCTGATGAGCCAGATCCTGGTGCACGACAACAAGACCCCGATCGAGCAGGTCGTCGCGCAGGCCGGCAAGGAAGCCGGCAAGCCGATCGTCCTGAAGGACTACGTCCGCTTCCAGCTCGGCGAAGGCATCGAGAAGGAAGAAAGCGACTTCGCAGCCGAAGTCGCCGCGGCGGTGAAGGGCTAA
- the rpsB gene encoding 30S ribosomal protein S2: MAAPTVTMQQLIEAGAHFGHQTHRWNPRMKPYIFGARNGVHIIDLSQTVPLMARALDFVAATAQAKGKVLFVGTKRQAQEPVAEAARMSGQHFVNHRWLGGMLTNWKTISGSIKRLKTLEEQLSGDTSGLTKKEVLNLTRERDKLELSLGGIRDMGGIPDVMIVIDANKEDLAIKEANVLGIPVIAVLDSNTDPTGIAFPVPGNDDAARAVRLYCDAFGEAARRDGANDPGVGEMENPPAEAAEATA; this comes from the coding sequence ATGGCGGCTCCTACCGTCACGATGCAGCAACTGATCGAGGCCGGCGCACACTTCGGCCACCAGACCCACCGCTGGAACCCGCGCATGAAGCCGTACATCTTCGGCGCGCGCAACGGTGTCCACATCATCGACCTGTCGCAGACCGTGCCCCTGATGGCGCGTGCGCTCGACTTCGTCGCCGCGACCGCGCAGGCGAAGGGCAAGGTCCTGTTCGTCGGCACCAAGCGCCAAGCGCAGGAGCCGGTGGCGGAAGCGGCCCGCATGAGCGGCCAGCACTTCGTCAACCACCGCTGGCTGGGCGGCATGCTGACCAACTGGAAGACCATTTCCGGTTCGATCAAGCGTCTCAAGACGCTCGAAGAGCAGCTTTCGGGCGACACCAGCGGCCTGACCAAGAAGGAAGTGCTCAACCTTACCCGCGAGCGTGACAAGCTGGAGCTTTCGCTCGGCGGCATCCGCGACATGGGCGGCATTCCCGACGTCATGATCGTGATCGACGCCAACAAGGAAGACCTCGCGATCAAGGAAGCCAACGTGCTTGGCATTCCCGTGATCGCGGTGCTCGATTCGAACACCGACCCGACCGGCATCGCCTTCCCCGTTCCGGGTAACGACGATGCGGCACGCGCCGTGCGTCTGTACTGCGATGCTTTCGGCGAAGCGGCGCGCCGCGACGGCGCGAACGATCCGGGCGTTGGCGAGATGGAAAATCCGCCTGCCGAGGCAGCCGAAGCAACCGCGTAA